The stretch of DNA CTCCAGATGGGCCAGGAGAACAGCCTCAACAATGTCAACAGCTTGGTGAAGAAGGCAGGCTACCCGGCCATGCCCGATCCACGCATGGACGCTGTCATGAATCCATTCCTGCAGGGCGACCGTCTGCCCATAGCCGCCAAGAAGGGCAACTTGCTCTTCCACTAAACAATTGCTTGACTGTGCTGGGTCCTCACGTCAACTCATACACTTACGAAGCATACTTATAGCATTCGTTTTCGGTATTTGGGTGTCTACTATTATTGCAATTATTAGCTATCAGAGTTGGTTATCAATGTTGTCCCGCTCAGTGGAGCTTCCAAGCAGAgtctatgcaaatatttacacgcCAGTCAGTCCAATATTTTCCCCCCCCCCAATACTATGCCACCAAATAAACTTATTCATATTAAACGAGGGCTCAAAgccagaaacaacaagagcGATCCATCTCGATATATTCTCATTTATTTGTCGCATCAAAAGTTGCACTCAATTCATAGAAAAGAATTGATTTCCCTCTTAATTGCTGCACTTTCGAATGAGCTCTGAGCGTTGAGTATTTTGTGTCAGCTTGCACTGGTAGTGGGTTCGCCACAGATTGACTTAAACATAACCTAACAAATGATATAGTATAGTACATAGTACGAATGTTTGCTGCCATTCTGGGGCCCACACATCGTCACTGGCAGTGTGATTAGCTAAGCATTATGTTCGTTGTGTCGACAAGGCAtcgtctctcactctcactctcactctcactccctATCTTTATCTATATCTCCTCTCATGTCTCCTaattacgagtatgtacaaCACAATAATGTTCTTGACTATAGCTCTAGATGTAGGTGTTATGtttaggtttaggtttagGTCTATGTTCTAGGCAGTTTATGGAAAGAGGCGGAACAATTCGTTAACAAGATCTCTAGCTTACACATTAAAGTAGTTTACAGGCGGCCCGTGGtgttgccgccgctggtgTTCTGGCCCCAGGACACCTGGGGATGCGGATGTGGGTTGCGAGTGGTCAGACGCAGCGAGTTGCCATCGCCGTCCTCATCGATGACATGCTCGTAGCCCTGATTGATGGTGCCACCGCCATTAGAGCCATAAATCTGCTATTCAATGAAAGATTATACTCGATAAGTTCTGCATTTATGGAAAGCATTATGAATGCTCACCTCTGGCGGTATTCCGTTCACATTGAAGACATCCTTGATGCTAATGCCAGCATTTGACACCCGTCCACTCCGCTGATTGGGCACAACTCCATTATTGTTCACCTAGGAAGGGAGCGTGCTCGTAAATATCTTTAAATATCTCTCGCTTCGCTTCTTACCGGTGCTCCTGTGGTAATGCCGTACTCATTCTTCGCGCCCAGTGTCTGCATGGCCGACTTGCGTCTTTCGGCCATCACCGAGTTCTTGCGCACCTCCAGGGCCCGAATGGTCTCGGCCCTCATGGTCAGGCGACGCGTGAGAATGGGCGTTGCGGGATTGTTCTCCGCATCGGCAGTGAGCTTGAGGAATCGCTTCTTGAAGGCCACATCCAGGGTGCCAATTTGTCGACGCGGCTGCCGGGCCTTCTCCAGGTTCTGGATGGTCTTGCGGCGGGCTATGCGATCGGGTCCCGAGCCAGAGTCATTGTCATAGTCCCCGTCGATGCCCTGCAAGCGCTGCAGATTCTTGACGATCTCCACAGCATGCTGGAGGGAAGGAGCAAAGTGTGAGTGGAGATCCAGCGATGCTTGTGTGGTGTGTACCCACCTTGTCTATAAGCTGATCCTGTGTGAGATCCTCcgatttctttttgcaaaaGTTCAGCTCGGTGGAGGCCAAAATGTGCGAGATGGTGCCAAAGCGATGGAACAACATCGCCGTAAACTGTATGACCAAAATGAGGGCAAAGAAGAACACAAAGACCAGGCCAATGGGCTCCAGCTGCAGATACTCCTTGGAGATGTGAACCTGCGAAAGCATTTCGGGCTGGTTAGTGGACTGCTCAGCAGAGTACCATTTGGGTTAGTGACATTGAACAATTTGATTGGTAGATTGGTAGATTGGTAGACTGGTTGCTTGGGCGCGGATAAATGGCTGAACATAACACCAATTGTCCGGTGATTGTGGCATGTCGAGGTGTGATACCCAGTAGGAGGAGGTTATACGATTATGTAGGAACAATGAGACATGCAGCCAAGACTCTGGGCATGTGTGGATACACCTAGTGTATATATAGATAGTAGATATGGCTTTCAGTTTACCGTGTTTCCGTTTTCTTTGGGACAAGGGAGTAACTGTTAGCGACCATTTGCGATGTCAATGTGTGGGTTGGTTTTAACATGATGCACGAGTTTTTAATTGGTTTCGTATGATTTCGTATGCCTGAACCATTAGGATGGGGCTCGACCAAGGGGAGAGTAACAAGAACAAGTAACAAGTAACATCATTAGCTGGTTGTTTGGGTTTGTGGTAAAcatagagagtgagacagagagtggagtgtCGGGACAGGCGGGAAGTTAGACAGGTTGGAGACAGACCCTTTTGGCACACACGCAACCAAAACAGAGTGGTTCAGAGTGATGCAGTGGTTGGTTAGATAGAACATAAAGTAGGAGTTTATGTAAACCTCGGATGTCTCTTCGATATAGGTAATGTTCGTTTTAACGCCCAACGGCCAAACGATATGCAACTTGTCCTTGTTCAGTTGCAACAAGAACACAATCAACACAAACAAGGCGTTGGCCATGAAAAACGCAAACACCGACTTGTTCCGCAGCTCAATCAGATCGGAGGCAATGCGGGCCTTCCAATTGTTGGCAAGAGAAAACgagaaaacgagaagagaaCGAGAGTTGGGTTAGTATGGCCTGCAATGGTTTCTTTACCTCCTGTGTGGACTCGTCGTAGGTGATGTTGGTGCGCACGCCGAAGGGCCACTTCACGTGAATGTTGTCCttgttcagctgcagcaggaacaCGATCAGCACAAACAGTGCGTTGATCATGAAGAAGGCAAACACCGAGGAGTCGCGCAGCTCCTTCAGATCTTTCGCTATGCGGGCCTACAATAATGTTATGCgattttcgattcgatttggtTGGGGGATCATTTGGCAAACATACTCAAAGGGAAGCTCGATTCGGAGTACCGAAACAGAGAGACTGACCAGCGACTCTAGTTCGTAACATACCTGCTCCACGGGATCATTGTCAATGGGATAGAGGTACTGATCGATGAGATCTTTCCAGAACTGAATTTCGGTGCTGGACAGAAAGTCCACTTCGCCCTTGCGCACGTCGGGATCCTCGATCCAGTAGGGGTTCGTGAGGAAGTCGCGCTCCTGCTTGGGCTCCGCCGAAGTGTCCGAATCGGAGACGTCCGACTCGTCGCCCGATTTCTCCGCCACCGAAGTGAGCAGATGGTGATCCTTGGAGCCGCTGGAAGTGGTCCTGCGCCTGTTGTGGCGCGAGGCGTGGTGTCCGTGCGGATCGACGGCGCTCTCGATGGTGTCCATGCGCTGCTTGATCGTGTCCAGGGACTCGGCAATGGtcgtcagctgctgcttctcgtcAGAGGTCTTGCCATGGGTGCAGAAGATGCAGCGGAAGAGTCCGGCGAGGGAGAACTCCACCGAGCCCTCCTCGTCGCCGTTGTCGCCGATGCCGCTCTGCAGGAAGCTGAGCATGCTCTTCTGCTTGACCCGCTTCTTGGCCTCCTCGTTGGCCTTCTTCTCGGCCTCGAGCTCCTTCTTGGTCTTCTTGGCCACCACCTCGCGCGTGCCCCACGAGACGACATTCAGGTTGATGATCGAGTagaggatgagcagcaggTACATGGAGGGAATGGACAGCAGATAGATCAGGCCGCACGTTATGCACCAGAACTCCTGGGGATGCAGACATGCGGCTATGAAGAATGAGCCCACCATCGATATCAAGAAGATGGCCGAGGGCGAGCCTATGCCGTCCTCGCCCAGCTGCAGGGCCGTGCCCACGATCACCGCCATCATGATCAGCGCGTAGGCGGTGGACAGCACCTGGGCGACGAACAGCTGAATGTTGGACTTGCAGGTGAAGCAGATGAACATGAAGGCCAGAATCGGAACGATGTTGTAGTGGAAGGAGGTCCAGTTGTCGATGCGGAAGGCCGCCACGAAGGCGCCCACCAACATGAGGAAGATCGTGCCGGGCCCCAGGATGGTGCCGCCCATCAACATCATCTGGTAGAAGATGTACAGCAGCGAGATGTTGTCGTTGATCTTGATCGTGCGCTTGGCGTCCGCCAGCAGGTCCATGATGTTGGCGATGGTCGAGGGCACCCAGCGGCGTCGCTGGTTGTAGAACTCGTTGAAGCCCTCCGGGCAGTGGGTGTAGGCATCGCTGGCCGCGGAGTACTCCACGCGATAGccgcgctgcagcagcagcgtgcagAGCCAGCGATCCTCGCCCTGATCGTACTGCACATAGTGCCGGGCCTCGTCCGATCGCGTCGTGTACTTCTTCATCACGTTGTCGTCCATGAGGGCCTTGCCGCGGAACAGGGAGAAGCAGCCGGGGGAGCAGAGCACACAGCCGATCATGTGCTCGGTGGCCTTCTGCAGCCAATGGCCGATGGCGTACTCGAAGAGCTGGTACCACACCATGGGCCCCGAGCCCACCGGATGGATGCGGCCACAGGCGGCGCCCAGGTTCTTGTTCTTCTTCATCAGATCCACCAGCAGCGTGACGGCATTCGGCTTGAAGTCAATGTCCCCGTCCAGGGTCAGCAGGTAGGTGTTCTCCGCAATGGCATCCTTGCGGTCCACCGATATGGGCAGCTCCATGAGCCGATGGCCCAGCAGGTAGTACATGTACATGACCTGGGACCAGCGCTTGCGGTGGCGAATGCGGTCCTTGTCCTTCAGGTGGGTGATGAACTTAGTCTTGCCGGGCAGCGTCCACACCAGGCGACCGCCGTACGGCGTGGGATACTTCTTGGGCGGACGCAGCCGTATCGTGGTCTGGTGTATGTCCGACGCTGCCTCGTCCATGGTGGCAATCAGCAGCTTCACAAATCGATTGCACTGGATGTCATCGTCGCTGTGGTCGGAGATCTCGAAGGCGTCGTCGAAGAAGATGTGGGCTGCAAGCAAAGTTAGAGATTAAACCCCATCCAAGACTCACTCGGATCCTTTTGAACTCACTCTCAAACTCGTAGTAGTCGGGGTCGAGCACCCGCAAATACTTCTGGGCCACACGGCGCGCACACTGGTCCTCGTCCATGCGCATGATGCTCTTCAAGAACTCGATCATCTCGTCTCTGGTTTCGTGCCACATGGTGGCGCACGAGTAGATGCGGGTTATGTTGTCCGAGGACTTGATCGAGGGCTTGTTCGGGGCGGAGGAGCGATCGGTGTGCACCGAGATGGTTTCGTAGTACTCGTCGCCCTTTTCCTTCTCGATCTCCGACAGGTCCTCCGTCTTGACGTCCGCCTGATCGTCGCGCCTGCGGTTGAGCGCCATGGACTGGTCGATCAGCAGCGAGGAGTACATGGGCTTCACGAAGAGCTTCTCCGTGGTGGCCAGGCGCTCGCACTTGGGCGTCCAGATGTGCAGCGCGATCCAGGTCTGGCTGAGCAGCCACAGGATCCACGCCCAGGCCATCTGCTCCGTCACAAAGTTGTTGAAGCGGAAGTTCGAGGGACTCGTAAAGAACAGATAGTCCGGAATGGTGTCGTGGAAGAAGCACGGATCGTCGATGCGAATGCCGCACACGGAAATCAGCAGGGAGACGGCCAGGGGCACGGTTAGGCTCACGGGGAAGGCGTAGCTGAAGCCCTGGATGAGAATTTTGCAGGCGAACTTGCCGAAGATGTAGCACAGGTAGGCGCCAAAGatctgcaggagcagcacatAGACCACCGTGTTGTAGGCGGCGTCCACCTCGACCGTGTCGATGTTGGCCGACTCCAGGGTGTCGGGCAGGACTCCGCCGAGACCCGCTGGCAGCTCGTAGACAATGATCTTGTGCGGACCGAAGGCGTCGCCGTACAGGGCAAACAGATTGCCGGGCTCCTCGCCCTGGGCCCAGTAGATGAGCAGCGTGAGGCAGAAGAAGAGCAGGATCTTCCAGATGGACAGGAACATGTGACAGAAGTAGCGCGTGTAGCGCATCTCCTCCTTGATGCGCCCCAGGGCGCGCACCAGGCCCAGGGACGACTGCGGCGACACGTAGTTCTCCCACCAGCCGCACGAGATCATCACACAGGCCACCGGGATGACCCACAACTCGCGACGGTTCTCCAGCAGGGGCCAGATGACGAGACCCGTCACCTgggccgccaccgccgccagatCGATGATGGCCTTGACGAACCGCTTGCCCTCCTTGGAGGTGCGCGAGAGCAGCCCAAAGATGCCCGGGATGACGCACAGGCAGTTGGTGAGCATCGCTCCCTGGATGGCATCGATCTGGGGCAGCACCACGAACATCAGCAGCGCCGTGCCCATCGCATTGAAGCTCTCCATCAGCCAGACGAACAGAAAGTGCCCCGTCTTCGGCACCTTGAAGGTCTTGAAGAAACAGATGCGAGCGGAGCGGATCAGTGCCCCGATCTCGGGCAGGGCATAGGCTATCATTAGGGCCCAGATCCAGGCCACTCGCTCCTCCTCCGGCAGGCGCACCACAAAGGTTTTGTCGCGTCCCTGAGTGGGGGATCGAAAGGGTTCCATTAATGGGAGTCAAATGGCTTAAGGGACAGTGGGACATACCAAGTCTTTGTTGCAGTACTCCATCTTCTTGTCCTTTCGCACTTGCGAGGTCATGAAGAGCATGGTGCCCTTGGCTATGACGCCGCCGCTTAAAACTATAATAAAAGTAATGATGTAGGCGAAGATCTTGAGGATCTTGATGGTTAGCTCCAGACACTCCTGGTTCGCCGTGGACCCTGTCTCAATTTTGATCGGTGGATCCCGGAAGACATCCCAACCCTTTGTCTCTTGTATCGTGCGCTGGCTGAAAAGGGGAGCAAACGATGGACAGATCAGACAGAGGATGGAAAGCAAACTCGATCTGCCACTCGTCTGATCTTCACTTCCGGCATTTCATTGCCTCAAtccgactcgactcgacccCGCCCTGCTCGGAAAGTGATTGTGAAACAAGAGCTGGTGGGGCTAATTACAGTGAGACACTCAAGTTCCGGCTTTGGTTCCTagccagcaatttgcatacattttggggGGGTGGATGGAAAACCTACCTGCCGCCGTATATGTCGTGTGTCAGTGGCGAGCTCTCGTCGTCGGTAAAGTTGTTGTCATCGCTATCGCCATGATCCCCGGGCGCCCCTGCTCCGACTCCAGCCCCGGCACCCGGACCTGGCGGTGCCATCGGACGATGCCGCATCGCAGACATCTCCCACGGTTGCTGCTAGCCCCCCCTGCCCCGTGCTGGCCCACTCTTGCACTGCAAATGGAGATGGCTCTCTGCAAATAAATGTCTGCCGTCTGTTGTCTTCTGTTGTGCTGCGATGTTGTTGCCTGCAATGAGTTCGGAGAGTGGAAAATAATTGAGCGGAGCCAAGTGGCTGATGTCGATAAGCCGGTTTTAATGGATATGCAATTTATGGACTGTGGACTCTGGACTCTAGACTCTGGACTGCCCAAGGACAAGCGTCCTTTGACCCAaccagttggcagttggcatACCGGTTTAGGTCCGGCTTGAACATTGAAAGCCTCCTACAGCTGCATTCCAGCTCTCCATTTAGTGAGTCATTTTAGACTCTTCTTCGGTGCAGTTTCGGTTCAGTTTTCCCAACGCAACTTCACTTTCACTCCACTAATTTGAGCTTAAAGTTAATTTAGAGAAATGTTTTGGGGGCTGCAGCTAGACACGTAAGACTTATGCGCAACTCTCGGACACGCCTCAGTTGTTCCACATGTGGCACGGAACTCGTGTTGCCCCAGCGGCTCTTCATTCGGTGTcttggagtgtgtgtgtgtgttttttatggtAATTAAGTACGATTGCTCGTCTGACTGGTGGCACCGCTGCTCGTATTGTTCTGTGCCGGAGGAGGCCTTGTGCCAGATTCTGGTCCGAgtgcaatatttatgattatgtGGCAAATTGAAGATGATATTTCAATTGGTATTGGCATGGTATTGGGCGATGGATGGTGAACACTTTCAAGAGGGAGCTGCCACTAAGGAACGCACATCtacaatttattcattcatggAAGTTCAATCACAAAATCTCCTCAATCGATTTTGATTACAAAGGTGGAAAACATTTGCAGTGTAACTGCCTCTGTAACCAATATGTAAAGGGAGTCCGGGCACTCAATAGATGGCAACGGGAAAGTCATAGAATATGTCAGAGGATTTTCTAGAGAGTGCCTCAGATGTGGCCTCAGTCGCAGGGGAAACTGGAGCGGCGGCAGGAGCGTTAGTTGGAGCAgttttggcagcattttgtggAGCATCGTTATCCTCGTTGCTGTCAGTCGTTATGGCAAATCTCTGCTTGAGTTTCCTGGTTGTTTCGTCGGGTGCTGCAGGACCCTCGCAGGCTTTGGCCAACTTTTCCATTAGCTTTTGCGACAGCTCTTTGGGTGTTTCGATATTGCTGCAAATGATTGGCGGATTGCAAGCGACTTTGGGCTGAGCTCCTCCTCGCTTTCGCTTGAAGATCTTAGACATTCTGCCAGTGGATGGTTTCGGTTCATCAGCGGATTCGGGGGGCTTCTCATCGCGGACTTGGCTCTGGTTGCTGGCTTTTGGTGCGATATCCGTGGCAGCACTTTGCTGGCATCTGTGTCTGCTGTCCTTGCTGAGTGTCACCACCAGGCTGCAGCGCTCCTGCCTCAGTTTCCCTTTGAGTATCTCCAGATCCTGCAGGAGCTGCCGGTCGGCTGGCTGCAGCGACCGCTTCGAGGTGATTTCGCGCATGTCTCTGGTAATGGACACCTCGGACATGAAGACCTTCACGAGTCTCTTCATGTGCACGTCGAACTGCCGATCGCTGAGCATCACCGGCTTGGACCGCGCCTCCACCAGCCGAAAGCGTGCATCGGCCACGTCCTCCGGCTGGATGCGACTCTCGAGCGTCAGCGGCGGCAGCCGAACGCCGCCATCGCTCTCCAGGTCCACACTGCACACTTGGGCCACGTCGAAGCTCTTGGCCGCGGCTCTCTTGGGCCGCGGGCTCTTCGCTGTTGCGGGTGGAATCTTCACAATTTTCGGGTTCTTCAGCATTGTCTTTTTGTTCTTCATAATTTGGCGGGGAAGTAGATTTTAGGCAAAGTTTtagaaatgatttttatggAGAGAAAAGTGTGAAATTTTGTAACCAGTTAAAACTATTGATTTGCTAGATCTGGAGTGTATTCGAGAGACTAACTAGACTCTGAAATAATCGGAAAAGCATTGTGCATTGAAGTATTCCCCATAAATTCCATCAAATCTGAACTGAAGCTGCAATCAGATGTTCTGCAGAGAGCAACAGCTGACTGCCCGAGGGATGCTGTGGGGCTGACAGCTGTCCAGCCAGTCGCGGACTCTGCGCAGAAGCAGGAAGTGAAAAGTGCGCGTCATAGGATGAACCACCCCCAGTGGCCGGCACTCAGTGTCGTCCACCCTCAAGCAGCGACGCACAATGGGGGTGGGaggtgcaagtgtgtgtgggttaggGTGGTTCAGCGgcatgtgtgagtgggtggatgggtggttgggtgggttGGGGATGCTTTCGTGGCAAAAGCGCTGAGGTGTGCCGCCCGTTTTGCGCTTTTTAGGGCAGGAACTAACGTGGCGATACAACAGGACCGTGTGGCCTAAAGGATAAGGCGTCGGACTTCGAATCCGAAGATTGCAGGTTCGAGTCCTGTCACGGTCGTCTGCTCAACCTTTTTGTTTCACGAACTCCACACACTTCTGCCTTTTTCGCATTGGAAATTGATGTGCGATTTGCtgtttaaattttgatttaatcaCTGCCGTGGCATAATTTAGCATCTCGTTTGCTGGCAATTGGTAAATCATCTTCgcgtctgctgctcctccatcgGTTCCCAATCAAAATGGAAACCCGTTTGCTTTGCGTTGTTCGACTCTTTGCGAAATCAATTTGATATGGGAAAAAACATATGCAATTGAGCAACCAACCAGtcggcaaaacaaaaaccgattAAGTTGCCCCACTGCCAATGCGAGTCCAATAGAAATCTCCACTCTGTTGCTTCCCCTAAATGTCAAATGACCACTAGAATGGTTCTCCTCCACTGGTTGAACTTGGATTTCTAGAATGCTTTTCATTCA from Drosophila subobscura isolate 14011-0131.10 chromosome O, UCBerk_Dsub_1.0, whole genome shotgun sequence encodes:
- the LOC117899175 gene encoding chitin synthase chs-2 isoform X1, whose protein sequence is MSAMRHRPMAPPGPGAGAGVGAGAPGDHGDSDDNNFTDDESSPLTHDIYGGSQRTIQETKGWDVFRDPPIKIETGSTANQECLELTIKILKIFAYIITFIIVLSGGVIAKGTMLFMTSQVRKDKKMEYCNKDLGRDKTFVVRLPEEERVAWIWALMIAYALPEIGALIRSARICFFKTFKVPKTGHFLFVWLMESFNAMGTALLMFVVLPQIDAIQGAMLTNCLCVIPGIFGLLSRTSKEGKRFVKAIIDLAAVAAQVTGLVIWPLLENRRELWVIPVACVMISCGWWENYVSPQSSLGLVRALGRIKEEMRYTRYFCHMFLSIWKILLFFCLTLLIYWAQGEEPGNLFALYGDAFGPHKIIVYELPAGLGGVLPDTLESANIDTVEVDAAYNTVVYVLLLQIFGAYLCYIFGKFACKILIQGFSYAFPVSLTVPLAVSLLISVCGIRIDDPCFFHDTIPDYLFFTSPSNFRFNNFVTEQMAWAWILWLLSQTWIALHIWTPKCERLATTEKLFVKPMYSSLLIDQSMALNRRRDDQADVKTEDLSEIEKEKGDEYYETISVHTDRSSAPNKPSIKSSDNITRIYSCATMWHETRDEMIEFLKSIMRMDEDQCARRVAQKYLRVLDPDYYEFETHIFFDDAFEISDHSDDDIQCNRFVKLLIATMDEAASDIHQTTIRLRPPKKYPTPYGGRLVWTLPGKTKFITHLKDKDRIRHRKRWSQVMYMYYLLGHRLMELPISVDRKDAIAENTYLLTLDGDIDFKPNAVTLLVDLMKKNKNLGAACGRIHPVGSGPMVWYQLFEYAIGHWLQKATEHMIGCVLCSPGCFSLFRGKALMDDNVMKKYTTRSDEARHYVQYDQGEDRWLCTLLLQRGYRVEYSAASDAYTHCPEGFNEFYNQRRRWVPSTIANIMDLLADAKRTIKINDNISLLYIFYQMMLMGGTILGPGTIFLMLVGAFVAAFRIDNWTSFHYNIVPILAFMFICFTCKSNIQLFVAQVLSTAYALIMMAVIVGTALQLGEDGIGSPSAIFLISMVGSFFIAACLHPQEFWCITCGLIYLLSIPSMYLLLILYSIINLNVVSWGTREVVAKKTKKELEAEKKANEEAKKRVKQKSMLSFLQSGIGDNGDEEGSVEFSLAGLFRCIFCTHGKTSDEKQQLTTIAESLDTIKQRMDTIESAVDPHGHHASRHNRRRTTSSGSKDHHLLTSVAEKSGDESDVSDSDTSAEPKQERDFLTNPYWIEDPDVRKGEVDFLSSTEIQFWKDLIDQYLYPIDNDPVEQARIAKDLKELRDSSVFAFFMINALFVLIVFLLQLNKDNIHVKWPFGVRTNITYDESTQEVHISKEYLQLEPIGLVFVFFFALILVIQFTAMLFHRFGTISHILASTELNFCKKKSEDLTQDQLIDKHAVEIVKNLQRLQGIDGDYDNDSGSGPDRIARRKTIQNLEKARQPRRQIGTLDVAFKKRFLKLTADAENNPATPILTRRLTMRAETIRALEVRKNSVMAERRKSAMQTLGAKNEYGITTGAPVNNNGVVPNQRSGRVSNAGISIKDVFNVNGIPPEQIYGSNGGGTINQGYEHVIDEDGDGNSLRLTTRNPHPHPQVSWGQNTSGGNTTGRL
- the LOC117898799 gene encoding uncharacterized protein LOC117898799, which codes for MLKNPKIVKIPPATAKSPRPKRAAAKSFDVAQVCSVDLESDGGVRLPPLTLESRIQPEDVADARFRLVEARSKPVMLSDRQFDVHMKRLVKVFMSEVSITRDMREITSKRSLQPADRQLLQDLEILKGKLRQERCSLVVTLSKDSRHRCQQSAATDIAPKASNQSQVRDEKPPESADEPKPSTGRMSKIFKRKRGGAQPKVACNPPIICSNIETPKELSQKLMEKLAKACEGPAAPDETTRKLKQRFAITTDSNEDNDAPQNAAKTAPTNAPAAAPVSPATEATSEALSRKSSDIFYDFPVAIY
- the LOC117899175 gene encoding chitin synthase chs-2 isoform X2 — encoded protein: MSAMRHRPMAPPGPGAGAGVGAGAPGDHGDSDDNNFTDDESSPLTHDIYGGSQRTIQETKGWDVFRDPPIKIETGSTANQECLELTIKILKIFAYIITFIIVLSGGVIAKGTMLFMTSQVRKDKKMEYCNKDLGRDKTFVVRLPEEERVAWIWALMIAYALPEIGALIRSARICFFKTFKVPKTGHFLFVWLMESFNAMGTALLMFVVLPQIDAIQGAMLTNCLCVIPGIFGLLSRTSKEGKRFVKAIIDLAAVAAQVTGLVIWPLLENRRELWVIPVACVMISCGWWENYVSPQSSLGLVRALGRIKEEMRYTRYFCHMFLSIWKILLFFCLTLLIYWAQGEEPGNLFALYGDAFGPHKIIVYELPAGLGGVLPDTLESANIDTVEVDAAYNTVVYVLLLQIFGAYLCYIFGKFACKILIQGFSYAFPVSLTVPLAVSLLISVCGIRIDDPCFFHDTIPDYLFFTSPSNFRFNNFVTEQMAWAWILWLLSQTWIALHIWTPKCERLATTEKLFVKPMYSSLLIDQSMALNRRRDDQADVKTEDLSEIEKEKGDEYYETISVHTDRSSAPNKPSIKSSDNITRIYSCATMWHETRDEMIEFLKSIMRMDEDQCARRVAQKYLRVLDPDYYEFETHIFFDDAFEISDHSDDDIQCNRFVKLLIATMDEAASDIHQTTIRLRPPKKYPTPYGGRLVWTLPGKTKFITHLKDKDRIRHRKRWSQVMYMYYLLGHRLMELPISVDRKDAIAENTYLLTLDGDIDFKPNAVTLLVDLMKKNKNLGAACGRIHPVGSGPMVWYQLFEYAIGHWLQKATEHMIGCVLCSPGCFSLFRGKALMDDNVMKKYTTRSDEARHYVQYDQGEDRWLCTLLLQRGYRVEYSAASDAYTHCPEGFNEFYNQRRRWVPSTIANIMDLLADAKRTIKINDNISLLYIFYQMMLMGGTILGPGTIFLMLVGAFVAAFRIDNWTSFHYNIVPILAFMFICFTCKSNIQLFVAQVLSTAYALIMMAVIVGTALQLGEDGIGSPSAIFLISMVGSFFIAACLHPQEFWCITCGLIYLLSIPSMYLLLILYSIINLNVVSWGTREVVAKKTKKELEAEKKANEEAKKRVKQKSMLSFLQSGIGDNGDEEGSVEFSLAGLFRCIFCTHGKTSDEKQQLTTIAESLDTIKQRMDTIESAVDPHGHHASRHNRRRTTSSGSKDHHLLTSVAEKSGDESDVSDSDTSAEPKQERDFLTNPYWIEDPDVRKGEVDFLSSTEIQFWKDLIDQYLYPIDNDPVEQARIASDLIELRNKSVFAFFMANALFVLIVFLLQLNKDKLHIVWPLGVKTNITYIEETSEVHISKEYLQLEPIGLVFVFFFALILVIQFTAMLFHRFGTISHILASTELNFCKKKSEDLTQDQLIDKHAVEIVKNLQRLQGIDGDYDNDSGSGPDRIARRKTIQNLEKARQPRRQIGTLDVAFKKRFLKLTADAENNPATPILTRRLTMRAETIRALEVRKNSVMAERRKSAMQTLGAKNEYGITTGAPVNNNGVVPNQRSGRVSNAGISIKDVFNVNGIPPEQIYGSNGGGTINQGYEHVIDEDGDGNSLRLTTRNPHPHPQVSWGQNTSGGNTTGRL